A window of the Dioscorea cayenensis subsp. rotundata cultivar TDr96_F1 chromosome 14, TDr96_F1_v2_PseudoChromosome.rev07_lg8_w22 25.fasta, whole genome shotgun sequence genome harbors these coding sequences:
- the LOC120275429 gene encoding LOW QUALITY PROTEIN: translocase of chloroplast 120, chloroplastic-like (The sequence of the model RefSeq protein was modified relative to this genomic sequence to represent the inferred CDS: deleted 1 base in 1 codon), which yields MEKKVDGEHMVGEMEKRVEDVSLGLEVKDDLKCCEENEVFEEAMDGENSCVLNNQDSVNGDGNGEAEVEASEGLADDAYGGGRDAEDGVQIDDELGDVSGQKMQGVNESESVLEDGDDEGVLFSDSNGYEEKIETLKESVYLTEGDEKDVETRKLNSDQSAEKQDVHFGEKIDSLHESEANHSDRDSKEASLAKGDDGKAEDAVGEVVEAAVVDDEKDDNEISESKSVNEGSDEKGCSCKPQNVENGEAPGLNSNGIGLVHETESKKQNSHETEAVLQQIQDAPVSLNQHATNMKSADLAQIDGEIEAISPPSVAVEDLDNSGFSDDEDSRITSGPAPNVTSSHHSTGGPSLPSRPAGLGTSAPLPEHTARALQHPRVNGATHQNQPLPSEEASVDDVEESKETQEKLQMIRVKFLRLAHRLGQTPHNVVVAQVLYRLGLAEQLWRNTNRTGVFSFDQASVMAEQLEAAGQEPLDFSCTIMVIGKSGVGKSATINSIFDEVKFSTDAFQLGTKKVQDVVGTVQGIKVRVIDTPGLSSSSSDQHQNEKILHSVKRFISKSPPDIVLYFDRLDMQSRDHGDVPLLRSITNIFGPSIWFNAIVVLTHAASAPPDGPNGAPLSYEMFVTQRSHVVQQAIRQAAGDLRLMNPVSLVENHTACRMNRAGQRVLPNGLVWKPQLLLLSFASKILAEANLLLKLQDNPPGKPFGSRARVPPLPFLLSSLLQSRPQLKLPEEQFGEEDSLDDDLDDASDSGDEADYDELPPFKRLTKAQLANLSKAQRKAYFEELEYREKLFFKKQLKEERMRRKLLKKTAEAAKDMPSEHNNENLEEESSGPASVPVPMPDLVLPTSFDSDNPTHRYRFLDSSNPWLVRPVLETHGWDHDVGYEGLNVERLFVLKDKIPISVSGQFTKDKKESTVQMELSTSLKHGEKKATSYGLDVQTVGKDMMYTLRTEMRFNNIRRNDMVAGLTVTQLGDTVSAGLKVEDKLIVNKRFKVLMSGGAMTGRGDVAYGGRLEATLKDQDYPIGRALSTLALSVVDWHGDLAVGCNLQSQIPIGRGTNLIGHANISNRGSGQLGIRFNSSEQLQIALLALIPIFRNVKKMLSGSSQSM from the exons ATGGAGAAAAAGGTGGATGGGGAGCATATGGTTggggagatggagaagagagtGGAAGATGTGAGTTTAGGGTTGGAAGTGAAGGATGATTTGAAGTGTTGTGAGGAAAATGAAGTTTTTGAGGAGGCGATGGATGGTGAGAATTCCTGTGTGCTGAATAATCAGGATTCGGTGAACGGAGATGGAAATGGAGAGGCTGAGGTTGAAGCTTCTGAAGGATTAGCTGATGATGCGTATGGTGGTGGTCGGGATGCTGAAGATGGTGTTCAGATAGATGATGAACTAGGAGATGTTTCTGGACAGAAGATGCAAGGTGTTAATGAGTCTGAGTCTGTTcttgaagatggtgatgatgaaggAGTTCTGTTTAGTGACTCTAATGGTTATGAGGAAAAGATAGAAACTCTGAAGGAGTCTGTGTATCTTACTGAAGGAGATGAGAAAGATGTTGAGACAAGAAAACTGAACAGTGATCAAAGCGCAGAAAAGCAAGACGTTCATTTTGGGGAGAAGATAGACAGTTTGCATGAATCTGAAGCTAATCACAGTGACAGGGATAGCAAAGAGGCCTCTTTAGCCAAAGGGGATGATGGAAAAGCAGAGGATGCTGTTGGAGAGGTGGTCGAGGCAGCTGTTGTAGATGATGAGAAGGATGATAATGAGATCTCTGAGTCGAAGTCAGTAAATGAGGGCTCTGATGAAAAGGGATGCAGTTGTAAGCCTCAGAATGTTGAGAATGGAGAAGCTCCTGGGTTGAATTCCAATGGGATTGGCCTGGTACATGAGACTGAGTCTAAAAAGCAGAACTCCCATGAGACTGAGGCTGTGCTCCAGCAGATTCAGGATGCTCCAGTTAGCCTCAACCAGCATGCCACCAACATGAAGAGTGCAGATCTTGCTCAAATCGATGGTGAAATTGAAGCCATTTCTCCTCCCTCTGTTGCAGTGGAAGATTTAGATAATTCAGGCTTCAGTGATGATGAAGATAGCAGGATTACCAGTGGGCCTGCACCCAATGTGACTTCAAGCCATCACAGTACGGGTGGCCCTTCATTGCCGTCTCGTCCTGCTGGACTTGGAACTTCTGCTCCTTTGCCAGAACATACTGCTCGTGCTCTTCAGCATCCACGGGTTAATGGCGCTACTCACCAAAATCAACCTCTACCATCTGAAGAAGCCAGTGTGGATGATGTAGAAGAAAGTAAAGAGACTCAAGAAAAGCTCCAGATGATCCGAGTGAAGTTTCTTCGCCTCGCCCATAGGCTTGGGCAGACTCCTCATAATGTAGTTGTTGCACAAGTTCTTTACAGGCTTGGATTAGCCGAACAATTGTGGAGGAACACAAATAGGACTGGTGTATTCAGCTTTGACCAGGCCAGTGTAATGGCTGAACAGCTTGAAGCTGCTGGACAGGAGCCTCTTGATTTTTCTTGCACGATTATGGTTATCGGGAAAAGTGGAGTTGGTAAGAGTGCTACCATTAATTCAATATTTGATGAGGTGAAGTTCTCTACAGATGCCTTCCAGTTGGGAACAAAAAAAGTGCAGGATGTTGTTGGTACTGTTCAGGGAATCAAGGTTAGGGTAATTGATACACCTGGGCTCTCATCCTCTTCTTCCGACCAGCATCAGAATGAGAAAATTCTCCATTCAGTGAAGAGGTTTATTAGTAAAAGTCCACCTGATATTGTTCTTTACTTTGACCGCTTGGATATGCAAAGTAGAGATCATGGGGATGTGCCTCTGCTCCGCTCCATCACCAATATATTTGGGCCTTCCATTTGGTTCAATGCAATTGTTGTTCTAACCCATGCTGCATCTGCTCCACCTGATGGCCCGAACGGTGCTCCTTTGAGTTATGAGATGTTTGTGACTCAGCGGTCCCACGTTGTTCAGCAAGCAATTCGCCAAGCTGCTGGTGATCTGCGGCTTATGAACCCAGTCTCTCTGGTAGAGAACCACACTGCATGCAGAATGAATAGGGCTGGTCAGAGAGTGTTGCCTAATGGCCTGGTTTGG AAGCCACAGTTGTTATTACTTTCATTCGCTTCAAAAATTTTGGCAGAGGCTAATCTTCTTCTTAAGCTGCAGGATAACCCACCTGGTAAGCCCTTTGGATCTCGTGCAAGAGTTCCTCCTTTACCTTTTCTCTTGTCCTCCCTGCTTCAATCAAGACCCCAACTAAAATTGCCAGAAGAGCAATTTGGTGAGGAGGACTCCCTGGATGATGATTTAGATGATGCATCTGACTCTGGGGATGAGGCAGATTATGATGAATTGCCACCATTCAAGCGGTTGACGAAGGCTCAACTGGCAAACTTGAGTAAAGCACAGAGGAAGGCTTATTTTGAGGAGCTGGAATACAGGGAGAAACTCTTTTTCAAGAAGCAGCTGAAAGAGGAAAGAATGCGCCGTAAACTATTGAAAAAGACAGCAGAGGCTGCTAAAGATATGCCTAGTGAACATAATAATGAGAACTTAGAAGAAGAAAGCAGTGGTCCGGCTTCTGTTCCGGTTCCCATGCCGGATCTTGTGCTACCTACTTCATTTGATTCTGACAACCCTACTCATCGGTATCGTTTTCTGGATTCTTCCAATCCGTGGCTTGTCAGACCTGTTTTGGAGACCCATGGTTGGGATCATGATGTTGGTTATGAGGGTCTAAATGTTGAACGCCTGTTTGTGTTGAAAGACAAGATCCCCATATCTGTTTCTGGTCAGTttacaaaagataaaaaggagAGCACAGTTCAGATGGAGCTGAGCACTTCACTGAAGCATGGTGAAAAGAAGGCCACTTCATATGGTCTGGATGTTCAAACTGTGGGCAAAGACATGATGTATACATTACGTACAGAGATGAGATTTAACAATATCAGGCGAAATGATATGGTGGCAGGTCTTACAGTTACTCAACTTGGGGATACTGTGTCAGCTGGTTTGAAGGTGGAAGACAAACTGATTGTTAACAAGAGATTCAAAGTGCTCATGAGTGGAGGTGCTATGACTGGCCGAGGGGATGTAGCTTATGGAGGCAGGTTAGAGGCAACTCTAAAAGATCAGGATTATCCTATTGGGCGGGCGTTGTCTACTCTTGCTCTCTCTGTTGTGGACTGGCATGGGGACCTTGCTGTTGGCTGCAATCTTCAGTCTCAGATTCCAATAGGAAGAGGAACTAATTTGATTGGTcatgcaaacataagcaacagGGGCAGTGGGCAATTGGGCATTCGTTTTAATAGTTCAGAACAACTTCAAATAGCTTTGCTTGCCCTAATTCCTATTTTCAGAAATGTGAAGAAAATGTTGTCTGGCTCTTCCCAATCAATGtag
- the LOC120275973 gene encoding dirigent protein 4-like — MNNANHLLLLLILFVLTLISQGHAQHHWGKEKVTNLHFYYQEKLTGDNATIVLSGRPNDNASANFLTFGAVSVIDAHLTEGEDPNSPLIGHAQGLSVSAGQEQLMLVFVADFGFTAGEFNGSSISILSRNPLLETDRELAVVGGRGMFRMARGFAFLHAVNVTADITKIEYNVTVFHYE; from the coding sequence ATGAACAATGCAAaccaccttcttctcctcctaATTCTCTTTGTTCTAACCCTTATTTCCCAAGGCCATGCACAGCACCACTGGGGCAAAGAGAAGGTCACAAACCTCCACTTCTACTACCAAGAAAAACTCACCGGAGACAACGCTACTATAGTTCTGTCTGGCAGGCCTAATGACAACGCCTCTGctaattttttaacatttggAGCAGTGTCTGTCATTGATGCACACCTCACTGAAGGAGAAGACCCAAACTCACCGCTTATAGGACATGCACAAGGACTTTCAGTGTCTGCAGGGCAGGAGCAGCTCATGCTTGTCTTTGTAGCGGACTTTGGGTTCACTGCCGGTGAGTTCAATGGTAGTTCTATCAGTATATTATCAAGAAACCCTTTATTGGAAACAGATAGAGAACTTGCTGTTGTTGGTGGCCGTGGAATGTTTAGGATGGCTCGTGGGTTTGCTTTTCTACATGCAGTGAATGTAACTGCTGATATTACTAAAATTGAGTATAATGTTACTGTGTTTCATTATGAGTAA